A window of the Streptomyces sp. NBC_00878 genome harbors these coding sequences:
- a CDS encoding helix-turn-helix transcriptional regulator: protein MSSHASDQARVIPLRPVPAAPAKPEEPAPKEPLWRDVVGDVLRRERLAQERTLKDVADAARISMPYLSELERGRKEASSEVLAAAAHALGLGLADLLALAHGRLARPVQPLRSRPLTSQPLRSGSRTTPRRTESRSRLGDIRLAA from the coding sequence GTGAGCAGCCACGCGTCCGACCAAGCCCGTGTCATTCCCCTGCGACCCGTACCGGCCGCCCCGGCGAAGCCGGAAGAGCCGGCGCCCAAGGAGCCATTGTGGCGGGACGTCGTGGGTGACGTCCTGCGGCGTGAGCGGCTTGCTCAGGAGCGGACGCTCAAGGACGTCGCCGACGCGGCCCGGATCTCGATGCCGTACCTCTCCGAGCTGGAGCGGGGCCGCAAGGAGGCCTCGTCCGAGGTCCTCGCGGCCGCCGCGCACGCCCTCGGGCTCGGCCTCGCCGATCTGCTCGCCCTGGCGCACGGCAGGCTCGCGCGGCCGGTCCAGCCCCTCAGGTCCCGGCCCCTGACGTCCCAGCCCCTCAGGTCCGGGTCCCGCACCACGCCCCGGCGCACCGAGTCGCGGTCCCGGCTGGGCGACATCCGGCTCGCCGCCTGA
- a CDS encoding ATP-dependent Clp protease proteolytic subunit, producing the protein MAPFSSALAPRAEEGDTPPSRFDDHLAAQLLNQRIVFLGTQVDEVSANRICAQLLLLSAEDPRTDIGLYINSPGGSVHAGLAIYDTMRLIPNDVSTLAMGFAASMGQFLLTVGTPGKRYSLPNARIMMHQPSAGIGGTTADIAIQAENLQFTKDTIERITAEHTGQPEETISRDGDRDRWFTAEQAREYGMVDRVVESLDDVRPASSKRRMGL; encoded by the coding sequence ATGGCACCATTCAGCAGCGCCCTGGCGCCCCGGGCCGAGGAGGGGGACACCCCGCCGTCCCGGTTCGACGACCACCTGGCCGCCCAACTCCTCAACCAGCGCATCGTGTTCCTCGGTACGCAGGTCGACGAGGTCTCCGCGAACCGGATCTGCGCCCAGTTGCTCCTGCTCTCCGCGGAGGACCCGCGCACGGACATCGGCCTCTACATCAACAGCCCGGGCGGCTCGGTGCACGCGGGCCTGGCGATCTACGACACGATGCGGCTCATCCCGAACGACGTGTCCACCCTCGCCATGGGCTTCGCCGCGAGCATGGGCCAGTTCCTGCTCACCGTCGGCACTCCGGGCAAGCGCTACTCGCTCCCGAACGCGCGCATCATGATGCACCAGCCCTCTGCCGGTATCGGCGGCACGACCGCGGACATCGCCATCCAGGCCGAGAACCTTCAGTTCACCAAGGACACCATCGAGCGGATCACCGCCGAACACACCGGCCAGCCCGAGGAGACGATCTCCCGCGACGGCGACCGCGACCGCTGGTTCACGGCCGAACAGGCAAGGGAGTACGGCATGGTCGACCGGGTCGTCGAGTCCCTCGACGACGTCCGCCCGGCCTCCTCGAAGCGACGGATGGGGCTCTGA
- a CDS encoding GntR family transcriptional regulator, whose translation MVTLKDRRRGDGPKTESEKPEPDMPESEKPESYKHEALRRLLQADISRMRPDEALPTERQLAERYDVSRATARRALQALREDGLIRSVRGVGTFVSHPQITKTSTLTSFSEDLRSRGYHPSAELLAAEVVEADLHHATALGVDPGTALHRIERLRLGDDFPICLETVYLSAERFPSLDESLLRGSLSEALQNTHGVRVVRATQQIRAVNVTGRQARLLGVKQGSAALLVRRTAFDDTGHVVEYGESLCRGDLYEFSLVVTK comes from the coding sequence ATGGTGACGCTCAAGGACAGGCGCAGAGGCGACGGCCCCAAGACGGAGTCCGAGAAGCCGGAGCCGGACATGCCGGAGTCCGAGAAGCCGGAGTCCTACAAGCACGAGGCGCTGCGGCGGCTGCTCCAGGCCGACATCTCCCGCATGCGGCCCGACGAGGCGCTGCCCACCGAACGGCAGCTCGCCGAGCGGTACGACGTCAGCAGGGCGACCGCCCGGCGCGCGCTCCAGGCCCTGCGCGAGGACGGCCTCATCCGCAGTGTGCGCGGCGTGGGCACCTTCGTCTCGCACCCCCAGATCACCAAGACGTCGACGCTCACCTCGTTCTCCGAGGACCTGCGCTCGCGCGGCTACCACCCCAGCGCCGAGCTCCTCGCCGCGGAGGTGGTCGAGGCCGACCTGCACCATGCCACGGCCCTGGGCGTCGACCCCGGCACCGCCCTGCACCGCATCGAACGGCTGCGCCTCGGCGACGACTTCCCCATCTGCCTGGAGACCGTCTACCTCTCCGCCGAACGCTTCCCGAGCCTGGACGAGTCACTCCTCAGGGGCTCGCTCTCGGAAGCGCTCCAGAACACCCACGGGGTGCGGGTGGTCCGGGCGACCCAGCAGATCCGGGCGGTGAACGTGACCGGCCGCCAGGCCCGCCTGCTCGGGGTCAAGCAGGGCTCCGCCGCCCTGCTCGTACGACGCACGGCGTTCGACGACACGGGGCATGTCGTGGAGTACGGCGAGTCGCTGTGCCGGGGCGATCTGTACGAGTTCTCGCTGGTGGTGACCAAGTAG
- a CDS encoding ClpP family protease produces MSQYTIPSVVERTAQGERAYDIYSRLLSERIIFLGTEIDDGVANVVIAQLLHLEASAPEREIAIYLNSPGGSFTSLMAIYDTMGYVGAPISTFCVGQAASTAAVLLAGGDPGRRFILEHARVLLGQPASGGARGTVSDLSLQAKEMIRIRSQVEEVLSLHTHHPVETLRADMDRDKVFTAREAVAYGLADEVLSRRLVPAPA; encoded by the coding sequence ATGAGCCAGTACACGATCCCGAGCGTCGTCGAGCGCACGGCACAGGGCGAGCGCGCGTACGACATCTACAGCCGGCTGTTGTCCGAGCGGATCATCTTCCTCGGCACCGAGATCGATGACGGCGTCGCCAACGTCGTCATCGCGCAGCTGCTCCACCTGGAGGCGTCGGCTCCCGAGCGGGAGATCGCGATCTACCTCAACTCGCCCGGCGGATCGTTCACTTCACTCATGGCGATCTACGACACGATGGGCTACGTCGGCGCGCCCATCTCGACGTTCTGCGTCGGCCAGGCGGCCTCGACCGCGGCGGTGCTCCTGGCCGGGGGAGACCCCGGGCGGCGTTTCATCCTGGAACACGCGCGGGTACTGCTCGGCCAGCCCGCGAGCGGCGGTGCGCGGGGCACGGTCTCCGACCTCAGCCTCCAGGCCAAGGAGATGATCCGCATCCGCTCCCAGGTCGAGGAGGTCCTGTCCCTGCACACCCACCACCCCGTCGAGACCCTGCGCGCCGACATGGACCGCGACAAGGTCTTCACGGCACGGGAGGCCGTGGCGTACGGCCTGGCCGACGAGGTACTCAGCCGACGGCTGGTACCCGCGCCGGCCTGA
- a CDS encoding alpha-N-acetylglucosaminidase, whose amino-acid sequence MWYGPRSSENRTARHLLQRLLGDRAAEFTADVVADVMPGEGMSRESGPDWFEVDAGPGGVALRGSSGVAVASALRWYLRTACRTQITWDAPVPRLPDRLPRTGTAARTTSSYRHRYHFNVCTFGYTTAFWDWARWERHIDWMALHGVTTPLAMTGAEAVWQRALLRAGLDDDTARRFLGGPAYLPWNWLASLDGWCGPLPQNWIDGHADLGRRILDRERALGMRPVLQGFSGHVPRELIAARGARSTTLPWWDFEVGVLDPRDPLFEEFGTALLTEQTRLFGTDHHYAADPFIETTPPVTDPADIARVARAVHGVMTAVDDRATWVLQAWPFSYRSDYWTPDRTRAFLDAIPDDRMLILDLWAEHSPVWRHTDGYRGKPWVWCMLHSLGGRPGLYGRLDEIATGAARAGADARGGSLVGVGASMEAFGGDPVLYELLADVAWNGEVKGVRAWLENWAEARYGRRSPGLLRAWELLHETVYAEDGPGPPGSVVICRPTLEGDLRPELPVHLAAPPSPTVPPGLAVAWTLLADETTEADSAGPLGRDLCDVTAQVLTHVACAQQRRAADAALARDTDRFRAAATELLTTIEDLDALLATRPEYWLDTWLAEASSWAANPAEAELYEANARRVLTLWGRSRSELHDYSGRHWAGLVRSFYLPRWRRWYEHIVRALEAGSPYRAEEFEASLIDWEERWTAARSGTATPDPDTAGTTLDVVRTLMPRYRASRGGAV is encoded by the coding sequence ATGTGGTACGGACCACGGTCATCGGAGAATCGGACCGCCCGCCACCTCCTTCAGCGGCTCCTCGGGGACCGGGCCGCGGAGTTCACCGCCGACGTCGTGGCCGACGTCATGCCAGGAGAAGGCATGTCCCGGGAGAGTGGACCCGACTGGTTCGAGGTTGACGCCGGGCCGGGCGGTGTGGCGCTGCGCGGGTCCAGCGGAGTCGCGGTCGCCTCGGCGCTGCGCTGGTATCTGCGGACCGCCTGCCGAACGCAGATCACCTGGGACGCCCCCGTGCCCCGGCTGCCGGACCGCCTGCCCCGCACCGGCACGGCCGCCCGGACGACCTCCTCGTACCGCCACCGCTACCACTTCAACGTCTGCACCTTCGGCTACACCACGGCGTTCTGGGACTGGGCCCGCTGGGAGCGCCACATCGACTGGATGGCGCTGCACGGCGTGACCACACCACTGGCGATGACCGGTGCCGAAGCCGTCTGGCAGCGAGCCCTGCTGCGCGCCGGCCTGGACGACGACACCGCCCGGCGGTTCCTCGGCGGCCCGGCCTACCTCCCGTGGAACTGGCTCGCCTCGCTCGACGGCTGGTGCGGACCACTGCCGCAGAACTGGATCGACGGCCACGCGGACCTGGGCCGCCGCATCCTGGACCGGGAGCGCGCGCTCGGCATGCGGCCGGTCCTCCAGGGCTTCTCCGGCCATGTGCCCCGCGAACTGATCGCGGCCCGGGGCGCCCGGTCGACGACCCTTCCCTGGTGGGACTTCGAGGTCGGGGTCCTGGATCCGCGCGACCCGCTGTTCGAGGAGTTCGGCACCGCGCTGCTGACCGAGCAGACCCGCCTCTTCGGCACCGACCACCACTACGCGGCCGACCCGTTCATCGAGACGACACCACCCGTGACCGACCCCGCGGACATCGCCCGGGTGGCCCGCGCCGTGCACGGTGTCATGACCGCCGTGGACGACCGGGCCACCTGGGTGCTCCAGGCCTGGCCCTTCTCCTACCGCTCCGACTACTGGACCCCGGACCGGACGCGGGCCTTCCTCGACGCCATCCCGGACGACCGCATGCTGATCCTGGACCTGTGGGCCGAGCACAGCCCGGTCTGGCGGCACACCGACGGCTACCGCGGCAAGCCGTGGGTGTGGTGCATGCTGCACAGCCTGGGCGGACGCCCTGGCCTCTACGGAAGGCTCGACGAGATCGCCACCGGCGCCGCCCGGGCGGGCGCCGACGCACGCGGCGGTTCGCTCGTAGGCGTCGGCGCGAGCATGGAGGCCTTCGGCGGCGACCCGGTCCTGTACGAACTACTCGCCGACGTCGCCTGGAACGGCGAGGTCAAGGGCGTACGGGCCTGGCTGGAGAACTGGGCGGAGGCCCGGTACGGACGCCGAAGCCCCGGACTGCTGCGCGCCTGGGAGCTGCTGCACGAAACCGTGTACGCCGAGGACGGACCCGGACCACCGGGCTCGGTCGTCATCTGCCGGCCCACCCTGGAGGGTGACCTGCGCCCGGAACTCCCGGTGCACCTCGCGGCGCCGCCCTCACCCACCGTGCCACCCGGCCTGGCGGTGGCGTGGACGCTCCTGGCCGACGAGACGACGGAGGCGGACAGCGCGGGTCCACTCGGCCGGGACCTGTGCGATGTCACCGCGCAGGTGCTCACCCATGTCGCGTGCGCTCAGCAGCGGCGGGCGGCGGACGCGGCCCTGGCCCGCGACACCGACCGCTTCCGAGCCGCCGCCACCGAACTGCTCACCACCATCGAGGACTTGGACGCCCTGCTGGCCACCCGCCCCGAGTACTGGCTGGACACCTGGCTCGCCGAAGCGAGCAGTTGGGCTGCCAACCCCGCCGAGGCCGAGCTGTACGAGGCCAACGCGAGACGCGTCCTCACGCTCTGGGGCCGCTCCCGCAGCGAACTGCACGACTACTCGGGTCGGCACTGGGCCGGTCTGGTCCGTTCCTTCTACCTCCCGCGCTGGCGACGCTGGTACGAGCACATCGTCCGAGCCCTCGAAGCCGGATCCCCTTACCGGGCCGAGGAGTTCGAGGCGTCCCTGATCGACTGGGAGGAGCGCTGGACCGCCGCCCGGAGTGGAACGGCGACGCCCGACCCGGACACGGCGGGGACGACCCTGGACGTGGTGCGTACGCTGATGCCCCGTTACCGCGCCTCTCGGGGCGGGGCAGTCTGA
- a CDS encoding sugar isomerase domain-containing protein: MTAHLPQGWAVVRPSGTVHSHANGSRPLRERLPLDTSGGLDTMNADLAYFAALQENLTALATAERPSIERAAVAIAGSIAAGGVVHYFGSGHSQLVAVEPLLRAGGLAPVNVIADPALSPAAPRHAGAAERVSGYAAAILSTADIRAGEVVVVVSNSGINAVPVEFALGARALGATVVAVTSRAHSLAAESRHVDGRRLLDVADIVIDTHGRPGDAVVPLGDLTVGALSTVVGAAIVNAVTCRAAQLLVELHGQEPPLIVSQNTGGDAEHRNNALLEKVRDRCTRG; this comes from the coding sequence GTGACGGCACACTTGCCGCAGGGCTGGGCAGTCGTACGGCCCTCTGGTACGGTCCACAGCCACGCAAACGGCTCCCGCCCGCTACGCGAACGGCTCCCGCTCGACACCTCAGGTGGCCTCGACACGATGAACGCCGATCTCGCCTACTTCGCCGCTCTCCAGGAGAACCTCACCGCCCTGGCCACCGCCGAGCGGCCGTCGATCGAGCGCGCCGCCGTCGCCATCGCGGGCAGCATCGCCGCCGGGGGCGTCGTCCACTACTTCGGCAGCGGCCACTCCCAACTCGTCGCCGTCGAACCGCTGTTGCGTGCGGGTGGCCTCGCGCCGGTCAACGTGATCGCCGATCCGGCGCTCTCCCCCGCCGCTCCTCGGCACGCGGGCGCGGCCGAGCGCGTCAGCGGCTACGCTGCGGCGATCCTGAGTACGGCGGACATCCGGGCCGGTGAGGTGGTGGTCGTCGTCTCCAACTCCGGCATCAACGCCGTGCCGGTCGAATTCGCCCTCGGCGCCCGCGCGTTGGGAGCGACGGTCGTCGCCGTCACCAGCCGGGCGCACTCGCTGGCCGCCGAGTCCCGGCACGTCGACGGGCGGCGCCTGCTCGACGTGGCCGACATCGTCATCGATACGCACGGCCGCCCGGGTGACGCGGTGGTGCCCCTGGGCGACCTCACCGTGGGTGCCCTGTCGACCGTCGTCGGGGCGGCGATCGTCAACGCCGTGACCTGCCGGGCCGCCCAGTTGCTCGTCGAACTCCACGGCCAGGAGCCGCCGTTGATCGTCAGTCAGAACACCGGTGGCGACGCCGAGCACCGCAACAACGCCCTGCTGGAGAAGGTCAGGGACCGCTGTACGCGGGGCTGA